One Lucilia cuprina isolate Lc7/37 chromosome 4, ASM2204524v1, whole genome shotgun sequence DNA segment encodes these proteins:
- the LOC124419623 gene encoding putative Polycomb group protein ASXL2 produces the protein MFVNTGGGGKTQQQQPLQNQTNTSVRHSNPYPHTHTHSQPQQQQQSHYEHHQGPVTFVTYPFCNVAPTAHGNTGGNGVNVGGGQAGHVLYQTTHQPQSQPHPTQQQVGLHNAEQTLHYFTKSAPLPAHHLHHPSQQQHSQIRNMIAAVSHQRQPFVVSPNYFALSHALLPQQTRAPLLSNAAPQHAATGGSMGTQLQNTTPRSVAPSGPTAYVPPPYCTPPLLLGAPPTAVTPQPAPMLTAAAGIGQPPNLQAYAHIGGGMPTAPASSTPINIPAVGLAVGAASSTEHPTNIKQRKHAIPIINPDTLEIVTFEHLAADVQTQTQPEIPTKNEINVESVSIQTDNDNSLTASIASNASDVMTPTQSRSISIQTDDGNYDIVKQISGLAIATQTVSVPVVNTGTQSSHSDSESPKKVTYDDPNDTDADTNEHELDNEDDVLDSINGNLTCVDQVLPDNVSKDQQEAEDIPAGDLLIIQPVESDSDHSTETEVKSKDEPCTISAQTSVDNKDEVKSKEIQQDLPQSVSSFVASEPKRGRKNKKAAKRKEKIQRRMKQQNIKSNSGK, from the exons acaaacacaTCAGTTCGTCATAGTAACCCATACCCACATACGCACACACATTCACAgcctcaacaacaacagcagtcaCATTATGAGCATCATCAGGGACCGGTTACATTTGTTACATATCCGTTCTGTAATGTTGCGCCAACAGCTCATGGCAATACAGGAGGTAATGGTGTTAATGTTGGTGGGGGACAAGCTGGCCATGTCCTCTATCAGACAACTCACCAACCACAGTCACAACCTCATCCCACACAACAACAGGTGGGACTCCACAATGCCGAACAGACTTTGCactattttacaaaaagtgCTCCATTGCCAGCGCATCACCTGCACCATCCATCGCAGCAGCAACATTCTCAAATAAGAAATATGATAGCTGCTGTATCTCATCAGCGACAGCCATTTGTAGTCTCACCCAACTACTTTGCTTTATCACATGCTCTATTGCCACAGCAAACGCGAGCACCACTTTTATCAAATGCCGCGCCTCAACATGCGGCTACTGGTGGTTCAATGGGAACACAACTTCAAAATACTACACCCAGAAGTGTAGCTCCTAGTGGGCCAACAGCATACGTGCCACCACCATATTGTACACCTCCACTGCTGTTAGGTGCTCCACCAACAGCTGTAACGCCACAACCAGCACCTATGTTAACTGCAGCTGCTGGAATAGGACAGCCTCCTAATCTACAAGCATACGCCCATATTGGTGGTGGAATGCCAACAGCTCCAGCCTCATCcacaccaataaatataccagcTGTAGGTTTAGCAGTTGGTGCAGCATCAAGCACAGAGCATCCTACAAACATAAAACAACGAAAACACGCAATTCCAATTATTAATCCTGACACCTTAGAGATCGTAACATTTGAACACTTGGCTGCTGATGTCCAAACGCAGACACAGCCAGAAATTCCcactaaaaatgaaataaatgttgAATCTGTATCAATACAGACAGACAATGACAATTCATTAACTGCCTCGATAGCGAGTAATGCTTCAGATGTTATGACACCAACACAGTCACGATCGATATCTATACAGACAGATGATGGAAACTATGATATCGTTAAGCAGATCAGTGGTTTAGCAATAGCAACTCAAACTGTTTCAGTTCCAGTTGTTAATACCGGCACTCAATCGTCACACTCTGATAGCGAATCGCCGAAAAAAGTTACTTACGATGACCCCAATGACACAGATGCTGACACTAATGAACATGAGTTGGACAATGAAGATGATGTTCTCGATTCAATTAATGGAAATTTAACTTGTGTTGATCAAGTATTACCAGATAACGTTTCCAAAGATCAACAAGAGGCTGAAGATATTCCTGCTGGTGATCTTCTTATAATACAGCCAGTAGAGTCTGATTCTGACCATTCCACAGAAACGGAGg TAAAATCGAAAGATGAGCCTTGCACAATATCTGCACAAACTTCCGTTGATAATAAAGATGAAGTAAAATCCAAAGAAATTCAACAAGATTTGCCACAGTCCGTATCATCTTTTGTTGCCAGTGAACCAAAAA GAGgtcgtaaaaataaaaaagcagcTAAGCGAAAGGAAAAAATACAAAGGAGGATGAAACAGCAAAATATTAAATCCAATAGCggtaagtaa